In Myxococcales bacterium, a single window of DNA contains:
- a CDS encoding serine/threonine-protein phosphatase yields the protein MATLVQASSLRPRVDVASRTDAGRDPDKQVNEDAFAYRPTPFGHLLVVCDGMGGHNSGEEASNLALRTVVETLEGMALDAPVRAALDQAVRTANDRVYGLAPPDAAGRPGSTIVAALLQSSGIVVAHVGDSRAYLLRQGHALALTRDHSVVQQMVDAGMLTPEQAVGHPDANRILRALGVAAAVDVEVRIDAVPFAQGDTIVLCTDGLTDLVTGPEIARAVLEAGSPAAGASRLVDMANERGGHDNITVLAARFLDDVTSQPQPTVVATAPHAQPAGPPPYAYAPAPYQAPPGYAAPAPPMMAPPMGQVPPPPQSGGTLPPLPPPYPGPGAPAAPGPRTTLDGSSSRSGGERVILIVGLVLAFLLLAVLAAFIGILTAKSRGQTPAFAIDAGAAPASSSP from the coding sequence ATGGCGACCCTCGTTCAGGCTTCCTCGCTGCGCCCCCGCGTCGACGTCGCGTCGCGGACCGACGCCGGGCGAGACCCCGACAAGCAGGTCAACGAGGACGCCTTCGCGTACCGACCGACCCCGTTCGGCCACTTGCTTGTCGTCTGCGACGGGATGGGCGGGCACAACTCCGGCGAAGAGGCCTCGAACCTCGCGCTAAGAACTGTTGTGGAGACGCTCGAAGGCATGGCCCTCGACGCTCCGGTGCGCGCAGCCCTTGATCAAGCGGTGCGCACGGCGAACGACCGCGTCTATGGCCTCGCGCCGCCCGACGCCGCGGGCCGACCAGGGTCAACCATCGTCGCCGCCCTCCTTCAATCGTCGGGCATCGTCGTGGCTCACGTCGGCGACAGTCGCGCCTACCTCTTGCGCCAGGGGCACGCGTTAGCGCTCACACGCGATCACTCCGTCGTCCAACAAATGGTCGACGCGGGCATGTTGACTCCGGAGCAAGCCGTCGGTCATCCCGACGCGAACCGAATCCTCCGCGCGCTGGGTGTTGCGGCCGCTGTCGACGTCGAGGTGCGCATCGACGCGGTGCCCTTTGCGCAAGGCGACACCATCGTCTTGTGCACCGACGGGTTGACGGATCTCGTCACGGGTCCCGAGATTGCGCGAGCCGTTCTCGAAGCGGGCTCGCCGGCGGCCGGTGCGTCACGACTCGTCGACATGGCAAACGAGCGCGGTGGTCACGACAACATCACGGTGCTGGCGGCGCGCTTCCTCGACGATGTCACGTCGCAACCGCAGCCGACGGTCGTGGCGACCGCGCCCCACGCGCAGCCAGCCGGGCCGCCGCCGTACGCGTATGCGCCGGCTCCGTATCAAGCGCCGCCCGGGTACGCGGCGCCCGCGCCTCCCATGATGGCGCCGCCGATGGGCCAGGTGCCGCCGCCGCCCCAATCGGGCGGGACGCTGCCACCGCTCCCTCCGCCGTATCCGGGTCCTGGCGCTCCTGCCGCTCCAGGCCCTCGGACGACGCTCGATGGAAGCTCGAGTCGGAGCGGCGGCGAGCGCGTCATCCTCATCGTCGGCCTCGTCTTGGCGTTTCTCTTGCTCGCGGTCCTCGCCGCATTCATCGGCATCCTCACGGCGAAGTCGCGCGGCCAGACTCCCGCCTTCGCCATCGACGCGGGAGCCGCTCCCGCGTCGAGCTCTCCCTAA
- a CDS encoding FHA domain-containing protein, protein MTMATTGQPSVCFSCGQPLFAPGEGGGGASAPMFPLTGGMPAQPVPPPNPYAGSGGFIGASQAILSGGVGDFTIPNGQEVKVGRDPAMCPVMLPEPRISGVHATLKFEGAQLWVRDETSNNGTYVAGSRILPGVWTPVPVGGPLRFGPVEFSVRVA, encoded by the coding sequence ATGACGATGGCCACGACGGGCCAGCCGTCGGTTTGTTTCTCATGCGGTCAGCCCCTCTTCGCCCCCGGGGAAGGAGGTGGGGGCGCAAGCGCCCCCATGTTTCCACTGACAGGAGGCATGCCTGCGCAGCCGGTACCGCCGCCGAACCCCTACGCCGGCAGCGGCGGCTTCATCGGAGCATCGCAGGCGATCTTGAGCGGCGGCGTTGGCGACTTCACGATCCCCAATGGGCAAGAGGTCAAGGTGGGCCGCGATCCAGCGATGTGCCCCGTCATGTTGCCCGAGCCGCGCATTAGCGGTGTGCACGCCACGCTGAAGTTCGAAGGGGCTCAGCTCTGGGTCCGTGACGAGACGAGCAACAACGGCACCTACGTCGCGGGCTCTCGCATTCTGCCCGGCGTCTGGACTCCGGTCCCAGTCGGTGGACCGCTCCGCTTCGGGCCCGTTGAGTTCTCGGTACGCGTCGCCTGA
- a CDS encoding FHA domain-containing protein, protein MSACPKCGSPVLPTDKFCNSCGFALGAPAPAGPPPGAPQGPPPGAPFGAPPPAFGAPPPAFGAPPGAPPQGFAPQGSPQTTPAPAFGPPGGGPGGPAGGGPGYGPTPQPFGAPPPQQASPYGAQPPYGAPAPFGAPPAQPQGPYGPPPAQGYGAPEAPPAQGYGADAYAPPPFGAPPQASPYGAPGYAPQGAPPPFGAPGGPQGGPPQQSPQPSPGFGGFGAPPGAAPGGPQGAQQGYAPQGQPPPFGVAPGASAAPPSPYAQQPSPGSAPTQADAAPAPGNRTLRGFLVAYQANAQGEFWPLAGGRVTLGRANSGETLDIQLPDPTISSKHAALLVDNVSGAVHVEDTGSTNGTYVNDEHLGFNGRRELKDGDRVRFGGFTTIVKIVGRV, encoded by the coding sequence ATGAGCGCTTGCCCGAAGTGCGGCTCACCCGTCCTCCCCACCGACAAATTTTGTAACTCCTGTGGGTTCGCGCTTGGTGCACCAGCTCCCGCCGGTCCGCCGCCAGGCGCGCCACAAGGGCCGCCGCCGGGTGCTCCGTTTGGAGCGCCGCCGCCGGCGTTCGGGGCTCCGCCGCCAGCCTTCGGTGCACCGCCGGGGGCGCCTCCTCAAGGCTTCGCTCCGCAAGGGTCGCCGCAAACGACGCCAGCCCCCGCGTTCGGGCCGCCCGGCGGAGGACCAGGCGGACCAGCCGGCGGGGGGCCCGGATACGGTCCGACCCCGCAGCCGTTCGGCGCCCCTCCGCCGCAGCAGGCGTCGCCCTACGGCGCTCAACCCCCGTACGGCGCGCCCGCGCCTTTCGGGGCGCCGCCGGCTCAGCCGCAAGGGCCTTATGGCCCGCCGCCCGCTCAGGGGTACGGGGCGCCCGAAGCGCCGCCGGCTCAGGGCTACGGCGCCGACGCGTACGCGCCGCCGCCTTTTGGTGCACCCCCGCAAGCGTCGCCTTACGGTGCGCCGGGCTACGCTCCGCAAGGTGCGCCGCCACCGTTCGGTGCGCCCGGCGGACCGCAGGGCGGCCCTCCGCAGCAATCGCCGCAACCGAGCCCTGGCTTCGGTGGCTTTGGTGCCCCGCCCGGCGCCGCCCCCGGCGGCCCACAAGGCGCGCAGCAAGGGTATGCTCCGCAGGGCCAGCCGCCGCCGTTCGGCGTCGCACCGGGCGCCTCGGCGGCGCCACCTTCACCCTACGCGCAACAACCGAGTCCCGGCTCCGCGCCAACGCAAGCCGACGCGGCCCCGGCGCCGGGAAACCGCACGCTCCGCGGCTTCCTCGTCGCCTACCAGGCCAACGCGCAGGGTGAGTTCTGGCCCCTCGCCGGCGGTCGCGTCACCCTAGGGCGCGCCAACAGCGGTGAAACCCTCGACATCCAGCTGCCGGACCCGACCATCTCGTCGAAACACGCGGCGTTGCTCGTCGACAACGTCTCGGGGGCCGTTCACGTCGAAGACACGGGCTCCACCAACGGCACCTACGTCAACGATGAGCACCTTGGCTTCAACGGGCGCCGCGAATTGAAGGACGGCGATCGCGTGCGCTTCGGGGGCTTCACCACGATCGTGAAGATCGTGGGGCGTGTGTAA